The genomic window atttatgattgttagtttgtccaattatttttggtcccttaaaaagggggggggcacatataaaatgtgttgtaattcctacaccgttcacctgatttggatgtaaataccctgaaattaaagctgaaagtctgcacttaaagcacatcttgattgtttcatttcaaatccattgtggtggtatacagagccaaaattatgaaaattgtgtcaatgtccaaatatttatggacctaactgtatgttggATCAGGAATATCACTTAACACCATCATGGTTATCCAATCATATCAAGTCAACACCATATCATTCACTGGTTGGTATTTAATAATGATTGTAAAGACGTGAAACACGTTTTCATTCTTGAGTCTTGCGTGTCAATTCTTTTTTCCTAATCTGTGTTGAGAGGATTATTAGGATGACAAGCGGTTCGTTGATGAAGAGAACATACACCACAACATTGAAATtgatgaataagtagcctacgtGATATacagttttaagttttattcaATGAAATTCAACAACACTGTCAGCTTCACAATATTGGCTATAACAATTTCCAACCTCTTCaattacacacaaacaaataactcAGACCTGGGGTCTGTTTATCGCACAAAGTTCTTTGGATATAGCTTAAAAAGCTTTCCTTCCTGTCTGGGTTCAAATCCGTATTTCTCTAGTTGTTCCTTATTGAATGTCCCCTCCTCAAAGTCCTTCTTGATCTTTGGGGCAACTGCTTCAGTAAACAGGCTCTCAGGAGTGACCGGGGGTTCTGTTCCAGCCGGGGTGCGATACGATACGTAGGGTTTAAGCTTGAACCCCTCCAAATTAGGCACCACAAACTGTGGAATCATTTCCCGCACTTGGATGAATTTTCGACTGGACGTCAGTCGTCCTGTTGGCTGTGCTCCTCTGCCTTTGTAATGAGTCCTTGAACCACGCTTGCTGGTAAACTCAGCCATACGATCTGCTCCTCTCACAATGCCCCGAGTAATCGCTGAGAGCACACCCATTGCATTCAAGTGTTACTCCACCTGTTTTTGCAGTAATTCAAAATAAAAAGTCAGACAAATATACCAAACACTGCTGAGGCAATGACTGCACAATGCTATTATAATAATTACTATTAAAACAATTGTAAGTTTACAATTTAGAATCAGGAACCTTCATCATGATCCAATTCTACGTCTCCTTGCCAAACACTATTGGGTGTTAGCGAGGATCGAGTATAATATCGTATTGTGATCCTATGATCTTCTATGCAATTTAGCTATCTGCTTAAAATTAAAGTGTGGGATGGGAACGTCAACCACTTTGTAATTGCCAGTAAACACTAAGCTCGTTAGTGGCGTAAAAAAACAGAATCCTAGCTACTGTAGTCTAATTCACCGTGTGTCTGGAAAGGCAACGTGGGGGGTAGCCTACTGTAGCGTGACTGTGGATTGTTTAGTGTGCTTTTGAGCAAGATTATTTGCGAATGTATTAGCTTGCTAAGATAGAGCTAGCTACAGCAAGCTGTATCGAAATTTTAGCTTTGCATtccaggctagctagctagataaacTAAAGTTGCCAACTTCTGATGTACACTCTGACCCTTGGCTTTGGTACAATTTACTAGCTTACCGGCGTTAAACCAATTGTACAGTAACTTCAAGCACACATTGGGTAGCTCTAGTTAGACTACTTGTTAGAGCTACCTTGTCCAATACATTTTACCTTGAAAACACATCATGCTTGACAGTTTCAGCAGCATGGCCACTGAATATTATATTACTGAAAATCGTTTGCTAATAATTCCTAAATAGATGACTAATACGTTAATATGACAATTTTCACTATTATTATGGGGATCACTAACCTTGACAACAATGCTTCAGTTCTTTAGAGCCAGTAGAATGATCTCGCCTACGAATGAAATCGCTGTTGATTGGCCTAAGTGAGTCTAAACTAGCCAATAGAAATCCTCGATGCTCATAGTGAATGGTAGGGATTGACAAGCGAGCGTGGGAAGCCAAGAAACTTGGACACAAAAGGGGGCATGCAGTAACGAATGCAGTTGAATACGTTCAAGTAAGTGTTTCTTTATAAATTAATAGATCATTCACAAACATTATTATCCTCGACTACCTTTGGAATTGTAGTAATTCGCCTAGTGGGTGATTACAGAGATCTGTGAAGCCCCGCTGCACTCTGGAGTGGCTGTCACTTCAAAGTTGTGAGCAAGAGAACTGTTTTCCTCAACAGTGGAAAGAAATACTTATAATGTAGTATTAATAACTCATACGTGTACACACATTTAACAAGCTCTACTCAGTATGTTTTGCCCTTTAGCTGTGTAGTTAAAGGTGGGCATGTTATTTGATCGCATTTGTTTATCAGTTGAGTTTGTTTATCATCTGATCTGGCAAAAGTCCAAATGCTGATACCGACATCTCAGTTGGCCAGTTAGGAAGAAAATCTGTGCAGAatcacaaacacattttttttcACCAAGAACTCCACAGTGATGAATGAATAATTATGCTCTTGTTTACGAGGTCCCATGACTTTCTCCTTGCTTGTGGCCCTGTGGGCGAGTCCATTTCAGTATGTTGGTGTCTGGTTACAACTACTCTGTCAACCCAATGCCATGCGATCTGTCAGCAGTTGTTTTTAAACCTATAGTGAACCTGTGACCTGCATTTCTCAGTCTGCATTCTCTGACAGTCGCTTGGACACAGGTCCAAGTACCTGACACTTTGCCTTGATTGCTTTACAGATTTGTGTAGCATAGCTAATATCTTTGCATGAAAGTAATTATGTCTTCTTCTATATCTTCTCTCTAAGTGTTCTCTCTGTCCTAAGAAATGGATGACAAAAATGAGGAAAGCTGCAGTGTTTATCCGGTATGTTGTTTGCTATGCTGTCCATTGTAATTCCCTTATTACAGCCTTGTGCTACTGCTTTACCTTTGCTCTTGCACATCTTCACCCCCCTTCAGATGTTTATTATAATGTGTATACCTCCACATTTCACGAATCCCCCATGTTGTTAAATTAGGCCTACCTTTTCTCTTCACTGTATTTGCTGTTTTTTCCCCCAGAGTCTGGTTCCACTCAGCACTGAGATCACAGCAAGGGTGCAGCACTTGATGGAGGACAGAACAGAGACCTCTGTGGTAGCCAACACTTTCAGTACCTTTGTTACTGCTTTAAAATAGCTTCCTTCCTACTGTATTCTAAGCCTAACTGCTGTCAGCCTATCTCTCCACAGTGGACTGGTGTGCTTATCGGGGCTgttgtatctgtctctctcatcggCATTGTGGTGTTTCTGCTCTACAGAAGATACAAGATGGCCAGTCAGTATAATAGCCTGACTGTTCTCAAAGATCACTTCATGTAGCAACTAGTTTGACCAAGTAACCCACTAAACCTAAAGTAACATTTAAATTCATCATGTTCCTGAATGTGAATacgtgtgttgttgttgttttttttagaaGAGGATCAGGCTGGAGTTCCTCAGTATCGTTTTAGGAAAAGAGACAAGGTCATGTTCTATGGCAGAAAGATCATGAGAAAGGTCAGTCATTTCATGGCCTATTGGCACTGATGTCTTGACTGGAACATCACTGATGTCTTGACTGGAACATCCAGGAAGTTATATAGGTCATTGTGAACTCTGAAGGTGTTGGCTGGGGTCCATTGAATGCTATAGTGCATAACACAGTAATATTTTGCAAGGGGATATCTTTGTTTCACACTTTATCAGTATAGTACATAGTTATCCTAAACCATAAAGTGAGACGACTCTCTCTTGTAGGTGCAGACTTTGTCTTCTGCTGCGACCCCCACCTCCAACTCAGCGCCCCGGCAGCGAACCAGGAAGAGAACGAAAGTGTTATCAATAGCACGCAAGTAAGGCATTATGACAGTGTATTACAAGGTGTTCCAACCTTATCTGAACGCAATACTGACACTGTCCCGATGTGTGCCACTGTAGGATCCTGCGTATTCGTAAAGAGCCATCTCCGACCCTGCAGCCAAAGGAGCCCCCTCCCTCTTTGCTGGAGGCTGACCTCACAGAGTTTGACGTGCAGAACTCTCATCTTCCCTCTGAGGTGCTGTACATGCTGAAGAACGTCAggtgaggaaacacacacacgtacgcaacACTGACatgtttatttataaagcaagTCACGTTGAAGTCCGGTacagacaaaataaaaaaatcatgAATACAGGAAACACCGACCACCACCTAGGCATacaacaaaacaacacatgGGCCTAGGCACAAGCCAAAAGTCAGGCACATCAGGAGGTCTCAACAAGCATACACCATTGACTGTAAAATACTTccaatgtgttttgtgtgtgtgtccatgtgtgtgtttgtccagggTGTTGGGACACTTTGAGAAGCCTCTGTTCCTGGAGCTTTGTCGACACATGGTGTTTGTGCAGCTGCACGAGGGGGAAAGCCTGTTCCACCCCGGTGACACCGACGACAGCATCTACGTGGTGCAAGATGGCCGCCTGGAGCTCTGCATCCGTGAAAGTGTGAGTCCACCACACTCCTCTTTCTTCATATGCCTTTCGCAGATTATCTCATGATCTCATCCTATTATCTTCGAGGCAAGAAAATGACAGGATAACCTTTTACTTTTCTTGTTATAGGATGGCACAGATTCAGTAGTTAAGGAGGTGTTACCTGGAGACAGTGTCCACAGCCTGCTCAGTATTCTGGATGTCATCACCGTAAGTCAAGCCTTTGTCCCAGATTTTTTGACTTAGCTGCTGACTTTACACATCGCTTTGAGTAATTCCTGTACAATATCAAGCCCTGCCTGATGTCTCTACGTATCCCAGGGTTACCCGGCGCCTTACAAGACGGTGTCTGCGAGGGctgccacccccaccaccatccTGCGCCTTCCAGCGGCGGCCTTTCAGTCTGTGTTTGAAAAATACCCAGAGACTCTGGTCCGCGTTATTCAGGTATAGCATCCAATGACAGGGTGACCTTTAAACTCAAGGGGAGAGAGATCAATCGATCAGACAAAAAGCCCTTTCAGCGCCAAACTCCATGATAATGCAAAGTCGCCATGCTGAGAATTTTGTACTGTCAAGGACATTGTGGCTATGCTCTGTGTGTGATTTAATTCTTAAATACAGTGCAGCCTTTTTGGCGGGATCTATATTCATGTCCACTTCCTCTTCGATGTAGATCATTATGGTTCGCCTGCAGAGAGTAACCTTTCTGGCCCTACACAACTACCTGGGCCTTACCACGGAGCTCTTCAACCCGGTACTGGTTGCTCGTAAAGTACACTCCTGCATGACATGAGGGATACACATGGCTGCATGTCATTGTTTCTTAGGAAAGGGAAACACACTCATGTCTGATGGTTCCATGTCTGGCTCTGTTTCAGGAGAGCCAGGCCATACCCCTGGTGTCGGTGGCTAGTGTGCTGGGGGAGGGCAACCCAGGCAGAGGTCTACGGAGACAGCACTCTGGGTCTGAGGACCCGGGAGCTGAAAACACAGGTCAATTACACAAGGATCACTATGACTGTCATTTCAAATTGtaataaaaatacataaatactacAGCAAATGTAGGACAAAATTGTATATATAAATAGTACAAAAGTCTCTGGGAGCAATGTAATCTATCTCAACAAAGTAGTACAATGTTCTgttccagagagagaaaagtcccACCTCTCAGAGAGCCCCACCATTAAATTCAAGAAGTCTCGTTCTCACTCCACTCCTATGGCGGTCACAGGTACAGCGGTCAAGCACAGCAGCCACAATGCCCTCTCAAACTAGTACACTGTGATTTACTGTATGTACTATAACCATGACTATTTGTCTCCCTCCATAGACAACGCCACCGCAGACCTCAACGCTGCGTACGAGAGAGCCAAGATAAAGGAGCAGGAGAAACCGACATCACAGGAAGAGAACCCGCCAAGCCCTTCTGTACATAAGGTATGTGAAGGACTCCTAATGTGCATTACCTACTCACGTCTAAGTCATAAAGACATGCTAAAAACCAATCCGTCCTTGTCGTCCATgcatctgtccccctcccccctagtcTATCCTGAAGAAGTGTGTGACCATGGTCCACACCCCCTCGGCTGTGCACCACTACACCGAGGCAGGGGGCCCCTCTACAGGCCATGTTCACCACAGCAAGGTCAACGCCATCTTCCAGGCTGCCAAGAAGGACCTCCTCAAAGTCTTCCAACTGCAGGTATGGCTCATCTTTTCTGATTGGATTGGTCAAAGTGAGCAATCCAGTAATTCTACCAGAAGTAGATGTCAGATGTGGGAGTTTTTCATTGTCtttcttgagggtttaggttggtttaggtgcagttctatgggtgtatgtgaagccaaTTCTGATATCAAGAAAGTCATCAAGAAAAGATTCCCAGAGGAGGCtccttgtgtttttgtgtgtgttctgaccacCTCGtgccccctgtgtgtgtcaggacctGAGTctgctggagggcagggtgactCTACGCCAGGTCAAGGCCGGATGTGTGGTGGCCAGCCAGGGGGACCAGGTCAGCCTGCATGCCAACTCACATCACTGCTGCTGCCACGCCCTGAGGCAAGGGCCTGGCTTCAACACCTTCATCTCAGCTCTGTCATTAGCAAGCCactaaaacatttgttttttggCACCCATACCCAATGAGCCGCCAGGTACCTTATTAGGGTTCTTACCGTTTTTCCGTTTGTCCTCTGTGTTCGTGCCAGGACGTGAGTGTGCAGTTTGTCATCTCGGGTGTGCTGCACGTGTATCAGCGCATGATAGACCGCGAGGAGGACATGCTGTtgttccacacacaccctggggagATGGTGGGTCACCTGGCCGTGCTCACAGGAGAACCCCTCATCTTCAGTGTACGCGCCCACCGCGACTGCAGCTTCCTATCCATCTCCAAGGCCCACTTCTATGAGTAGGCGTCCGCCAGAATGCCCCGTGTGAACGTGCAGATAATTACACGTGCACGTGCcatgatgtacacacacacacttgatacCGTGTTTTTGCTGTCCtgtctaattgtgtgtgtgtgtgtgtgtttctgtctccatGCAGGATCATGCGTGAGGACCCCAGGGTGGTGCTGAGCGTAGCTCACCAGGTGGTGAAGAGGGTGTCTTCCTTTGTCAGACAGATCGACTTTGCATTGGACTGGATGGCAGTGGAGGCAGGTCGTGCTGTCTACAGGTATAGCTGTAAATCTACAGTATAGCCTCAAACAGGTTCCTCCTTTTGCTTAAACTTTCCCcaacttccttccctccttgtgtgcttgcttgcagacAAGGAGACAAGTCAGACAGTACCTTTATAGTCCTCAGCGGCCGCTTACGGTCGGTCATAGCAAAGGATGATGGGAAGAAGGAGCTGACAGGCGAGTATGGCCGCGGTGACCTGATCGGCGTGGTGGAAGCCCTGACCCACATGAACCGGGCAACAACGGTGCACGCTGTCAGGGACTCGGAGTTAGCCAAGCTGCCAGAGGGGGCGCTCAACTCCATCAAGAGGAAGTACCCCCAGGTCGTCACCCGGCTCATCCACCTGCTGGGGCAGAAAATCCTGGGGAACATGCAGCAGGTCAATGGACccctggcaggtgtgtgtgtgtgtgcactatgCAATACGTGCACAcgtgtactgtctgtgtgttgtgtctcctcCATAAACAAaatttgcgtgcgtgtgtgtcctccaACACTGGTGTATCAACAATGATAATATTTGTTGTATTTGGTATGATATTAGTTTGTTATCTGTAAGGGTGCTCCGATCGATCGGTCGCCGATCATTATCGGCCGATAATCATTTTAAATACACAGATCGGTACACACTATAAAGGCcgattattctttttttttgctgtgcaCTTTATTGCCCATGGTTCTTTATCTCCTACCTAGAGAATTTTTTTGGGGAATATGTTAAACATGTTTCCTGCCACTAAATAAACAGTTGTTGGTAATTCATAATATTTTATCATCTATTCTTTGTTATACTTAATATACATTGTTGTTAAGAATATTTAAATAGATAATGCTACATGATAAATAGACCCCTATTTAGCTAGCTTCAAATAGACCccttaatcagaatcagaatggggtttaatcgccatgaaagtttgcacagacaaggaatttactttggcaggaaggcgcatacattcaacatatagggatCATAAATCTTGAATAGTGGTGTACAAGTGTAACTATACAAACTACTAACGGTACaaggtctaactaatactaaggggcaaaaaagaaaaaaaagaaagaaaaaaaaaagaaaacatgaaaaaagaaaaaaagattggTGAGCGGTACTGGTATCGGCCGATACTCCTTCTAGCGATCGGAAATCGGTGATCGGCCCCAAAAATCTTGCTTGGAGCACCCCTAGTTATCTGTTAATATTTGTTGGTgggttttctctcccccccagttCGTAGTCTGGCCCTCCACACCCCGGGCAGTAAGTGGGATGTGGGGAACCCGGCCTCCAACCTCTCCACAGTCACCATCCTGCCCGTGTCAGACGAGGTTCCCCTCACTGCCTTCACCCTGGAGCTGCACCACGCACTGACTGCCATCGGTACACACAGACAATCTTCTCACCGCCAGCATTTTTGTTTCTCTTCACTCATTGCAAACTAATAGGTTGTTATTGCTGCTCTAGGTCCAACTTTACTCTTGACAAGTGACATCATCAAGCAGCGACTGGGCTCTGCAGCACTGGACAGGTAGATATATTCGTATAAtacatttccttctctcttttttattgGTGACAGTATATTCCTTGTTTGAGGTAAGCTTGAGCGGGCTTTGAAACAAACAGCATGAATGCACTCTTCTGCCACCTTATCTGCCTCCTTTTATGTTTCCTCATCTGCCCCGTCCGTCAGTGTTCATGAGTACCGCCTGTCCAGCTGGCTGGGTCAACAGGAAGACATCCACCGCATCGTCCTCTACCAGTCcgaccccagcctcaccccctggACCCAGCGCTGCATTCGCCAGGCCGACTGCATCATTATCGTGGGACTGGGCGAGCAGGACCCGGCTGTGGGGGAGGTGAGGCCAAACCGACcccagctctgtctgtctgggtaaaCCTTGTGATCCACAGTAGCTAACTAGTGGCTAACTGTTTAGTACAATGGAAAGTAGGCTTACTTGTTTGAGTTGGGATGCAGTGTAATGAGTGCACACGGATTAGTGACATCTAAATGTGTTCTTTATAGGGCTTATTAGGCTTTAAGCCTATTAGTTATATTAAAGCTAGGGTTGCTAATATGCTAATAACCTGCT from Osmerus eperlanus chromosome 28, fOsmEpe2.1, whole genome shotgun sequence includes these protein-coding regions:
- the mrpl41 gene encoding large ribosomal subunit protein mL41, which gives rise to MGVLSAITRGIVRGADRMAEFTSKRGSRTHYKGRGAQPTGRLTSSRKFIQVREMIPQFVVPNLEGFKLKPYVSYRTPAGTEPPVTPESLFTEAVAPKIKKDFEEGTFNKEQLEKYGFEPRQEGKLFKLYPKNFVR
- the pnpla7b gene encoding patatin-like phospholipase domain-containing protein 7 isoform X2, with translation MDDKNEESCSVYPSLVPLSTEITARVQHLMEDRTETSVWTGVLIGAVVSVSLIGIVVFLLYRRYKMAKEDQAGVPQYRFRKRDKVMFYGRKIMRKVQTLSSAATPTSNSAPRQRTRKRTKVLSIARKILRIRKEPSPTLQPKEPPPSLLEADLTEFDVQNSHLPSEVLYMLKNVRVLGHFEKPLFLELCRHMVFVQLHEGESLFHPGDTDDSIYVVQDGRLELCIRESDGTDSVVKEVLPGDSVHSLLSILDVITGYPAPYKTVSARAATPTTILRLPAAAFQSVFEKYPETLVRVIQIIMVRLQRVTFLALHNYLGLTTELFNPESQAIPLVSVASVLGEGNPGRGLRRQHSGSEDPGAENTEREKSHLSESPTIKFKKSRSHSTPMAVTDNATADLNAAYERAKIKEQEKPTSQEENPPSPSVHKSILKKCVTMVHTPSAVHHYTEAGGPSTGHVHHSKVNAIFQAAKKDLLKVFQLQDLSLLEGRVTLRQVKAGCVVASQGDQDVSVQFVISGVLHVYQRMIDREEDMLLFHTHPGEMVGHLAVLTGEPLIFSVRAHRDCSFLSISKAHFYEIMREDPRVVLSVAHQVVKRVSSFVRQIDFALDWMAVEAGRAVYRQGDKSDSTFIVLSGRLRSVIAKDDGKKELTGEYGRGDLIGVVEALTHMNRATTVHAVRDSELAKLPEGALNSIKRKYPQVVTRLIHLLGQKILGNMQQVNGPLAVRSLALHTPGSKWDVGNPASNLSTVTILPVSDEVPLTAFTLELHHALTAIGPTLLLTSDIIKQRLGSAALDSVHEYRLSSWLGQQEDIHRIVLYQSDPSLTPWTQRCIRQADCIIIVGLGEQDPAVGELERMLEGSAVRAQKQLVLLHREDGPPPRGTVEWLNMRSWISRHLHLTCPRRVFSKRSLPKLIEMYQRVFQKPPDRHSDFSRLARVLTGNTIALVLGGGGARGCSQVGILKALSESGIPVDLVGGTSIGSLIGALYAEEKSNSRLRVRAREWAMDMTSIFKKVLDLTYPVTSMFSGASFNSSVSSALKGKQIEDLWIPYFNITTDITASSMRVHTDGSLWRYVRASMSLSGYLPPLCDPKDGHLLMDGGYINNLPADVARSMGAKVVIAVDVGSQDETDLTNYGDSLNGWWLLWKRFNPLAEKVKVLNMAEIQTRLAYVCCVRQLESVKDSDYCEYIRPPIDRYGTLDFGKFDEIAEVGYQHGKTLFDVWLRSGVVDKMLKDRHQEEFHKTKSGNVTCPNASFTDLAEIVSRIEPVKPALMDEEFSEEYQTDYDEEAVESALSDLDMSCYNSEQGEETADTDEEIQIGVRHRTPNHSNNVGL
- the pnpla7b gene encoding patatin-like phospholipase domain-containing protein 7 isoform X1; the encoded protein is MDDKNEESCSVYPSLVPLSTEITARVQHLMEDRTETSVPISPQWTGVLIGAVVSVSLIGIVVFLLYRRYKMAKEDQAGVPQYRFRKRDKVMFYGRKIMRKVQTLSSAATPTSNSAPRQRTRKRTKVLSIARKILRIRKEPSPTLQPKEPPPSLLEADLTEFDVQNSHLPSEVLYMLKNVRVLGHFEKPLFLELCRHMVFVQLHEGESLFHPGDTDDSIYVVQDGRLELCIRESDGTDSVVKEVLPGDSVHSLLSILDVITGYPAPYKTVSARAATPTTILRLPAAAFQSVFEKYPETLVRVIQIIMVRLQRVTFLALHNYLGLTTELFNPESQAIPLVSVASVLGEGNPGRGLRRQHSGSEDPGAENTEREKSHLSESPTIKFKKSRSHSTPMAVTDNATADLNAAYERAKIKEQEKPTSQEENPPSPSVHKSILKKCVTMVHTPSAVHHYTEAGGPSTGHVHHSKVNAIFQAAKKDLLKVFQLQDLSLLEGRVTLRQVKAGCVVASQGDQDVSVQFVISGVLHVYQRMIDREEDMLLFHTHPGEMVGHLAVLTGEPLIFSVRAHRDCSFLSISKAHFYEIMREDPRVVLSVAHQVVKRVSSFVRQIDFALDWMAVEAGRAVYRQGDKSDSTFIVLSGRLRSVIAKDDGKKELTGEYGRGDLIGVVEALTHMNRATTVHAVRDSELAKLPEGALNSIKRKYPQVVTRLIHLLGQKILGNMQQVNGPLAVRSLALHTPGSKWDVGNPASNLSTVTILPVSDEVPLTAFTLELHHALTAIGPTLLLTSDIIKQRLGSAALDSVHEYRLSSWLGQQEDIHRIVLYQSDPSLTPWTQRCIRQADCIIIVGLGEQDPAVGELERMLEGSAVRAQKQLVLLHREDGPPPRGTVEWLNMRSWISRHLHLTCPRRVFSKRSLPKLIEMYQRVFQKPPDRHSDFSRLARVLTGNTIALVLGGGGARGCSQVGILKALSESGIPVDLVGGTSIGSLIGALYAEEKSNSRLRVRAREWAMDMTSIFKKVLDLTYPVTSMFSGASFNSSVSSALKGKQIEDLWIPYFNITTDITASSMRVHTDGSLWRYVRASMSLSGYLPPLCDPKDGHLLMDGGYINNLPADVARSMGAKVVIAVDVGSQDETDLTNYGDSLNGWWLLWKRFNPLAEKVKVLNMAEIQTRLAYVCCVRQLESVKDSDYCEYIRPPIDRYGTLDFGKFDEIAEVGYQHGKTLFDVWLRSGVVDKMLKDRHQEEFHKTKSGNVTCPNASFTDLAEIVSRIEPVKPALMDEEFSEEYQTDYDEEAVESALSDLDMSCYNSEQGEETADTDEEIQIGVRHRTPNHSNNVGL